A window of Desulfovibrio desulfuricans DSM 642 contains these coding sequences:
- a CDS encoding CheR family methyltransferase, with protein MQISDEEFLQLRDFIYQQCGIFIAENRKYLVENRLSNRIKELNLKSYSDYYNFLRFDGSRRTELTKLFEVVTTNETSFFRNPPQLEVFQKSVLPDILDQCRKAGRKKLRIWSAGCSTGEEPYTLAIILCEVLKSELSSWDIKITANDLSEAVLAAARRGVYNDYALRTTPKEIVDAYFIKEDTQYRVKPELKSLISFGPINLNDREQLKRIEKSQIVFCRNVIIYFDDEMKRKVINAFYDNLEINGALLIGHSESLHNISRAFQLEHHKGTIVYRKMS; from the coding sequence TTGCAGATATCGGACGAAGAATTTCTGCAACTGCGTGATTTCATCTATCAGCAGTGCGGCATTTTCATTGCTGAAAACAGAAAGTACCTTGTTGAAAACCGGCTTTCAAACCGCATCAAGGAACTGAACCTCAAAAGTTACAGCGACTATTACAACTTTTTGCGCTTTGACGGCAGCCGCCGCACAGAGCTCACCAAGCTTTTTGAAGTGGTGACAACCAACGAAACAAGCTTTTTCCGCAATCCGCCGCAGCTTGAAGTGTTTCAAAAAAGTGTGCTGCCCGACATTCTTGACCAGTGCCGCAAGGCTGGGCGCAAAAAGCTGCGCATCTGGTCGGCTGGCTGTTCCACGGGCGAAGAACCCTACACGCTTGCCATCATATTGTGTGAGGTTCTGAAAAGCGAACTTTCCAGCTGGGACATCAAGATCACAGCCAACGACCTTTCCGAGGCCGTTCTGGCGGCTGCTCGCCGGGGTGTTTACAACGATTATGCCTTGCGCACGACCCCCAAGGAAATTGTGGACGCATATTTTATCAAGGAAGACACCCAGTACAGGGTCAAGCCGGAACTGAAGTCGCTCATTTCCTTTGGGCCCATTAACCTTAATGACAGGGAACAGCTCAAACGTATTGAAAAATCGCAGATTGTTTTCTGCCGCAACGTTATCATCTACTTTGACGATGAAATGAAGCGCAAGGTTATCAACGCCTTTTACGACAACCTTGAAATCAACGGAGCTCTGCTTATCGGGCATTCCGAATCCCTGCACAACATCAGCCGCGCGTTCCAGCTTGAACACCACAAGGGAACCATCGTTTACAGAAAAATGAGCTGA
- a CDS encoding HEAT repeat domain-containing protein, with the protein MNMENPQHKAILEALKSGENDAIRDAAFSAGDQGLQDAVPMLCEHIKSPSVGVQEAAEYALRKIRGPQVVVALLPLLSSDEAPVRNVAMDILREIGSDSIESIQPYLQHDDVDLRIFITDILGYCRTHQSCLLLCRALLKDPEVNVRYQAAVSLGTLAFPEAVNPLCQAMHDEEWVQFAVVEALAKIKDYSAASALVKLLSQASSLVSSAIVDALGDMGDVKSIPLLFSSLENVREALRHKIVKAIVQILNGRGLSLLAGKSQERLRSYLLDALTDNDEDVLLAALQGLSAIGSDACTEDIINMAATLDSERQDELYEAAIKAIAAIGYNDSVRDALNSVDESRTLLAMEACHLMADRRCVPDLKNIFWDASPELQRMAAAELAQLGDCADSPFFVTIMNDSEDAEVLKSALVFFGNQPTCPDVEDLVFAQLDHRYVDVKEMALEACINLHSPKLNERFKERAKSEEPMQRMMAVYALGRYGILENLPEITAALEDESPRTRQVAVESFQSLGEQAEEYLPLLLPRLSDEDKDVRLAVIDLLGQIASPTVLPYILNGLDDENEWVRIRAVDALGMHKVANAVPQLAQMLENSTPMVALKIIEALGKIGGNVAFSVLLGLMNHEDPDIQHAAEEAVATIQAEQE; encoded by the coding sequence ATGAACATGGAAAATCCACAGCACAAAGCAATTCTTGAAGCCCTGAAGTCGGGCGAAAATGACGCGATTCGCGACGCGGCATTCAGCGCTGGCGATCAGGGCCTCCAGGATGCAGTTCCCATGCTCTGCGAACACATCAAAAGCCCAAGTGTGGGCGTACAGGAAGCAGCGGAATACGCCCTGCGCAAAATTCGCGGGCCGCAGGTGGTCGTAGCTCTCCTGCCGCTCCTGAGCAGCGATGAAGCCCCCGTGCGCAACGTGGCCATGGACATTCTGCGCGAAATTGGCTCGGACAGCATTGAGAGCATTCAGCCCTACCTGCAGCACGACGATGTGGACTTGCGGATATTTATCACAGATATTCTGGGATACTGCCGTACGCATCAGTCCTGCCTGCTGCTCTGCCGCGCCCTGCTCAAAGACCCGGAAGTGAACGTGCGTTATCAGGCTGCTGTGAGCCTTGGCACACTGGCTTTTCCCGAAGCCGTCAACCCCCTGTGTCAGGCCATGCACGATGAAGAATGGGTGCAGTTTGCCGTGGTGGAAGCCCTTGCGAAAATCAAGGACTACTCCGCCGCCAGCGCCCTCGTGAAACTGCTTTCCCAGGCCTCGTCCCTTGTGAGTTCGGCCATTGTGGACGCCCTTGGCGATATGGGCGATGTAAAGTCCATTCCCCTGCTCTTCAGTTCGCTTGAAAATGTTCGCGAAGCCCTGCGCCACAAGATTGTCAAAGCTATCGTGCAGATTCTCAACGGGCGCGGCTTGTCGCTGCTGGCTGGCAAATCGCAGGAAAGGCTGCGTTCCTACCTGCTCGACGCCCTTACAGATAACGATGAAGACGTCCTGCTGGCCGCGCTGCAAGGCTTGAGCGCCATCGGGTCGGATGCGTGCACCGAAGACATCATCAACATGGCCGCCACCCTTGACAGCGAACGCCAGGATGAACTTTATGAAGCCGCCATCAAGGCCATTGCCGCCATCGGCTACAATGACTCCGTGCGCGATGCCCTCAACAGCGTTGATGAATCGCGCACCCTGCTGGCAATGGAGGCCTGTCATCTTATGGCAGACCGCCGTTGCGTGCCTGATCTCAAAAATATTTTCTGGGATGCCAGCCCGGAACTGCAGCGCATGGCAGCAGCGGAACTGGCCCAGCTTGGCGATTGCGCCGACTCCCCATTCTTTGTAACAATCATGAATGATTCAGAAGATGCAGAAGTTCTTAAGAGCGCACTGGTCTTCTTCGGCAACCAGCCCACCTGCCCTGACGTGGAAGACCTTGTCTTCGCCCAGCTGGATCACCGCTATGTGGACGTTAAGGAAATGGCGCTGGAAGCCTGCATCAACCTGCACAGCCCCAAGCTGAACGAACGCTTCAAGGAACGCGCCAAGAGCGAAGAGCCCATGCAGCGCATGATGGCCGTGTACGCCCTTGGACGTTACGGCATCCTGGAAAATCTGCCTGAAATAACGGCAGCGCTTGAAGATGAATCCCCCCGCACACGGCAGGTGGCGGTGGAATCATTCCAGAGTCTTGGCGAACAGGCCGAGGAATATCTGCCCCTGCTGCTGCCCCGCCTTTCAGATGAAGACAAGGATGTTCGTCTTGCAGTGATCGACCTGCTTGGGCAGATCGCTTCCCCAACTGTGCTGCCCTACATTCTCAATGGGCTTGATGACGAAAACGAATGGGTTCGCATACGCGCCGTTGATGCGCTGGGCATGCACAAGGTTGCCAATGCCGTTCCGCAACTGGCTCAAATGCTTGAGAATTCAACCCCCATGGTGGCCCTCAAAATTATTGAGGCTCTTGGCAAGATCGGCGGCAATGTGGCCTTTAGCGTGCTGCTGGGTTTGATGAATCATGAAGACCCGGATATCCAGCATGCAGCGGAAGAAGCGGTGGCAACGATCCAGGCCGAACAGGAGTAG
- a CDS encoding protein-glutamate methylesterase/protein-glutamine glutaminase — MISVLVVDDSTFMRNTITSLLEQDSEIKVVGVARNGQEALEKAEELDPDVMTLDVDLPRLDGLGVLQQLMKKTPIPVLMVSSLTQSGAESTLKALEYGALDFIPKTMSCDRECFGAELQRKVRAIARRKTIIKLKYRRINQIQVPVPRPQPSQPADYVQTPCTGPRDLVVIGVSTGGPPVVQKILSALPADLPACILIAQHMPAAFTNPFAKRLDSVCQIGVTEAQDGDKFKTGHAYVCPGGKHLGIRMRGPLPEIFVAEEPRDALYKPSANVLFETAGKAMGRRTLGVILTGMGSDGCEGSKVLKEKGGCLIAQNEASCVVYGMPKAIVDNKLANLILDVDDIANAIITTVRG; from the coding sequence ATGATCAGTGTCCTCGTGGTTGATGATTCAACCTTTATGCGCAACACCATTACTTCACTTCTGGAGCAGGATTCTGAAATCAAGGTTGTGGGCGTAGCCCGCAACGGTCAGGAGGCCCTGGAAAAAGCCGAAGAACTCGATCCGGACGTAATGACGCTTGATGTCGACCTTCCAAGGCTTGATGGCCTTGGAGTTTTGCAGCAGTTGATGAAAAAAACTCCGATTCCCGTGCTGATGGTCAGCTCTCTCACACAGAGCGGCGCAGAAAGCACATTAAAGGCATTAGAGTACGGCGCTCTTGATTTTATTCCAAAAACCATGAGCTGCGACCGGGAGTGTTTTGGGGCGGAACTGCAGCGCAAGGTGCGTGCCATTGCACGGCGTAAAACCATCATCAAACTCAAGTACAGACGCATCAACCAGATTCAGGTTCCAGTTCCACGCCCTCAGCCTTCGCAACCTGCGGATTATGTGCAAACGCCCTGCACCGGGCCGCGCGATCTGGTTGTAATCGGCGTATCCACCGGTGGGCCGCCAGTGGTGCAAAAGATTCTTTCGGCACTGCCTGCCGATCTTCCGGCCTGCATACTTATTGCGCAGCATATGCCGGCGGCTTTTACAAATCCTTTTGCCAAGCGCCTCGACAGTGTTTGCCAGATCGGCGTTACCGAAGCCCAGGACGGTGACAAGTTCAAAACAGGTCACGCGTATGTCTGCCCTGGCGGCAAGCATCTGGGCATTCGCATGCGCGGCCCGCTGCCAGAAATCTTTGTTGCAGAAGAACCGCGCGATGCCCTTTACAAACCTTCGGCAAACGTGCTTTTTGAAACTGCGGGCAAAGCAATGGGAAGACGCACACTTGGCGTGATTCTCACCGGAATGGGTTCAGACGGATGCGAAGGGTCCAAGGTTCTTAAAGAGAAGGGTGGCTGCCTTATAGCGCAAAATGAGGCCTCCTGTGTCGTATACGGTATGCCCAAGGCGATTGTAGACAACAAGCTCGCCAACCTCATTCTCGATGTGGACGATATTGCCAACGCCATCATAACAACGGTCAGAGGCTGA
- a CDS encoding LL-diaminopimelate aminotransferase: MTSVNSNFLKLQSNYLFAEIARKVASFKEANPEKRVISLGIGDVTRPLAPAVVAALHKAADDMGDAATFHGYGPEQGYAFLREIIAEHDYKARGVDLSPDEVFVSDGAKSDVGNFQELFAADSIVAVTDPVYPVYVDSNAMAGRSGEFDGKQWDRLVYLPCLKENDFVPDFPKTRPDIIYLCYPNNPTGTVLSRQALQGWVDYARREGCVILYDSAYEAYITDSSVPHSIYELEGAQEVAVEFRSFSKTAGFTGLRCAYTVVPKALQVSDGKGGKVALNGLWNRRQCTKYNGCPYIVQRAAAATYSPEGRAQVMDVIHGYQRNAESLRKAVTGMGLSVYGGVNAPYIWVSVPDGMTSWGFFDHVLNNTALVCTPGAGFGASGEGYVRLTAFGSPADTEEAIKRLASLS; encoded by the coding sequence ATGACCAGCGTAAACAGCAATTTTCTCAAGCTGCAAAGCAACTATCTTTTTGCGGAAATAGCCCGCAAGGTCGCCTCCTTCAAGGAAGCCAACCCCGAAAAGCGCGTCATCAGCCTGGGCATTGGCGATGTGACCCGCCCCCTTGCCCCTGCCGTTGTTGCGGCGCTGCACAAGGCTGCGGACGATATGGGCGATGCCGCCACGTTTCACGGGTACGGCCCGGAACAGGGCTATGCCTTTTTGCGCGAAATCATCGCGGAACACGACTACAAGGCGCGCGGCGTTGACCTGAGCCCCGATGAAGTGTTCGTGAGCGATGGCGCCAAGTCGGACGTGGGCAATTTTCAGGAGCTTTTTGCCGCTGACAGCATTGTGGCAGTGACAGACCCAGTCTACCCCGTCTATGTGGATTCCAACGCCATGGCGGGCCGTTCCGGCGAATTTGACGGCAAGCAGTGGGACAGGCTCGTGTACCTGCCCTGCCTCAAGGAAAACGACTTTGTGCCGGACTTTCCCAAAACCCGGCCCGACATCATCTATCTGTGCTACCCCAATAATCCCACGGGCACCGTGCTCTCGCGCCAGGCGCTTCAAGGCTGGGTGGACTACGCCCGCCGTGAGGGCTGCGTCATTCTGTATGACTCCGCTTACGAGGCCTACATCACCGACAGCTCTGTTCCCCACAGCATTTATGAGCTTGAGGGCGCGCAGGAAGTGGCCGTGGAATTCCGCAGCTTCTCCAAAACCGCTGGCTTCACCGGCCTGCGTTGCGCCTACACGGTTGTACCCAAGGCGCTCCAGGTCAGCGATGGCAAGGGCGGCAAGGTTGCGCTCAACGGCCTCTGGAACCGCCGCCAGTGCACCAAGTACAACGGCTGCCCCTACATTGTGCAGCGTGCCGCTGCCGCCACCTACAGCCCGGAAGGCCGGGCGCAGGTCATGGACGTTATCCACGGCTACCAGCGCAATGCAGAAAGCCTGCGTAAAGCAGTAACCGGCATGGGTCTTTCCGTCTACGGCGGCGTCAATGCTCCCTACATCTGGGTGAGCGTGCCTGACGGCATGACCTCCTGGGGATTCTTTGACCACGTGCTGAACAACACGGCGCTTGTATGCACGCCCGGCGCTGGCTTTGGCGCTTCTGGCGAGGGCTACGTGCGCTTGACGGCCTTTGGCTCCCCTGCTGATACGGAAGAAGCCATCAAGCGCCTTGCCTCACTGAGCTAG
- the dapF gene encoding diaminopimelate epimerase, producing the protein MAATLRFTKMQGIGNDYVYVNGFEERVENPNDLARQISDRHFGVGSDGLVLILPSGTSDVRMRMFNSDGSEAEMCGNAIRCVGKYVHDHGILSKDVIRVETRAGEKIVRLLFEGGEVCGATVDMGEPVLTPANIPVLVEGDTSAQRFVARPVEVDGAGYDITAVSMGNPHAVVFMKGIDDLDLPKIGPSFEHHRLFPQRTNTEFVEVISSTKVRMRVWERGAGETLACGTGACAVAVACVLNNLTGRELDVELKGGTLHIHWDEISNHVYMTGGAVTVFTGTYHI; encoded by the coding sequence ATGGCTGCAACACTGCGCTTTACAAAAATGCAGGGCATCGGCAACGATTATGTCTATGTGAATGGCTTTGAAGAACGTGTCGAGAACCCCAACGACCTTGCCCGACAGATCAGCGACCGCCATTTCGGTGTCGGGTCTGACGGTCTTGTACTGATTCTGCCTTCCGGCACTTCAGACGTGCGCATGCGCATGTTCAACTCTGATGGTTCCGAGGCTGAAATGTGCGGCAATGCCATCCGCTGCGTGGGCAAATATGTTCACGACCACGGCATTCTTTCCAAGGATGTTATCCGCGTTGAAACCCGCGCCGGGGAAAAAATCGTCCGCCTGCTGTTTGAAGGCGGCGAGGTTTGCGGCGCTACGGTTGATATGGGCGAACCCGTGCTGACCCCGGCCAACATTCCCGTGCTGGTCGAGGGCGACACAAGCGCCCAGCGCTTTGTGGCCCGCCCGGTCGAGGTTGACGGCGCTGGCTACGATATTACCGCTGTTTCCATGGGCAACCCGCATGCGGTTGTGTTCATGAAAGGCATAGACGACCTTGATCTGCCCAAGATCGGCCCCAGCTTTGAGCACCACAGGCTGTTTCCGCAGCGCACCAACACCGAATTTGTGGAAGTGATCTCCTCCACCAAGGTGAGAATGCGCGTGTGGGAACGCGGCGCGGGCGAAACCCTTGCCTGCGGCACCGGCGCATGCGCCGTTGCGGTTGCCTGCGTGCTCAACAACCTTACCGGGCGCGAGCTTGACGTGGAACTCAAAGGCGGCACCCTGCACATCCATTGGGACGAAATTTCCAACCATGTCTACATGACCGGCGGAGCCGTCACCGTCTTTACCGGCACTTACCACATCTGA
- a CDS encoding glutamine synthetase III, which translates to MSSPRKKALFKAVNTAPVIPTSADEIGRSAEDIFGRYVFGLATMRKRLPKDVFKKLAKTIRDGERLNPEIADVVANAMKDWAIENGATHYTHWFHPMTGLTAEKHDAFLSPTIDGQVISEFSGKMLISGEPDASSFPSGGIRSTFEARGYTAWDPSVPVFIIPAPYGATLHIPTYFYSYSGEALDRKIPLIRSISALSRQAMRILKLFGNTTASYVRANVGPEQEYFLVDKNLAALRPDLLLAGRTLIGATSPKGQEMEDHYFGSIPPRVMSFMQDLENELRSLGIPAKTRHNEVAPGQFEIAPVYEEANIACDHNMLCMNMMRHMAGKHGFVCLVHEKPFAGVNGSGKHNNWSISDSDGSNLLNPGSTPVDNAQFLVFLAAVLRGVHMHSAALRLGTVGAGNDHRLGANEAPPAILSVYLGEQLTDVLDTIINGKGSKNKKSAVMEVGVSTLPPLPVDLSDRNRTSPFAFTGNKFEFRAVGSSQSVAPVNIALNAAVASALDDIATELEASVAGGTDLNTALQSLLPRLFKEHMPIVFNGNGYAESWAEEAARRGLPNYNNTVTALEHYSDPDVMNVFLRHGILTEREILSRQDILLENYSKTVCIEGNLLADMIRSSVLPPSMEAQTRAADAVVKTRAVLGDKGAASEEEYFNELRGHIVALQKGVAVLEKAVEKAQCTEGALEQAKAARDGILPAMTECRTHADALERLVDDNLWVLPKYAELLWAH; encoded by the coding sequence ATGAGTTCCCCCCGCAAAAAGGCTTTGTTCAAAGCAGTGAACACTGCACCGGTCATCCCCACCAGCGCTGATGAAATAGGCCGCAGCGCGGAAGACATCTTTGGCCGCTACGTGTTTGGTCTAGCCACCATGCGCAAGCGCCTTCCCAAGGATGTGTTCAAGAAGCTGGCCAAGACCATCCGCGATGGCGAACGCCTGAATCCCGAAATCGCTGATGTTGTCGCCAACGCCATGAAGGACTGGGCCATCGAAAACGGCGCCACGCACTACACGCACTGGTTCCATCCCATGACCGGCCTCACTGCCGAAAAGCATGACGCCTTTCTGTCGCCCACTATTGATGGCCAGGTCATCAGCGAATTCTCTGGCAAGATGCTGATCAGCGGTGAGCCGGACGCCTCCTCATTCCCTTCCGGCGGCATCCGCTCCACGTTTGAAGCCCGCGGCTATACCGCGTGGGATCCCTCCGTGCCGGTGTTCATCATCCCCGCTCCTTACGGGGCCACCCTGCACATTCCGACGTACTTTTACTCATACTCGGGCGAAGCTCTTGACCGCAAGATCCCGCTCATTCGCTCCATATCGGCCCTGTCGCGTCAGGCCATGCGTATTCTCAAGCTCTTCGGCAACACCACGGCCAGCTATGTGCGCGCCAATGTTGGCCCCGAGCAGGAATACTTCCTGGTGGACAAAAACCTGGCCGCCCTGCGCCCTGACCTTCTGCTTGCTGGCCGCACCCTGATTGGTGCGACTTCGCCCAAGGGTCAGGAAATGGAAGACCACTACTTCGGCTCCATTCCTCCCCGCGTGATGAGCTTCATGCAGGATCTGGAAAACGAGCTGCGTTCGCTGGGCATTCCGGCCAAGACACGCCACAACGAAGTGGCCCCTGGTCAGTTTGAAATCGCCCCGGTGTACGAAGAAGCCAACATCGCCTGCGACCACAACATGCTCTGCATGAACATGATGCGTCACATGGCTGGCAAACACGGTTTTGTGTGCCTGGTGCACGAAAAGCCCTTTGCGGGCGTGAACGGCAGCGGCAAGCACAACAACTGGTCCATCAGCGATTCTGATGGCTCTAACCTGCTCAACCCCGGCTCCACGCCGGTGGACAACGCCCAGTTCCTGGTCTTCCTGGCCGCCGTGCTGCGCGGCGTGCACATGCACAGCGCGGCCCTGCGCCTCGGCACCGTGGGCGCTGGCAACGACCACCGTCTTGGCGCCAACGAAGCCCCGCCGGCCATTCTGTCCGTCTACCTTGGCGAACAGCTTACCGACGTGCTTGACACCATCATCAACGGCAAGGGTTCCAAGAACAAGAAGAGCGCGGTTATGGAAGTGGGCGTTTCCACCCTGCCTCCGCTGCCCGTGGACCTTTCCGACCGTAACCGCACAAGCCCCTTTGCCTTCACCGGCAACAAGTTTGAATTCCGCGCCGTGGGCTCCTCGCAGTCCGTGGCTCCGGTCAATATCGCCCTGAATGCGGCTGTTGCCAGCGCCCTGGACGACATTGCCACCGAGCTTGAAGCTTCGGTTGCTGGCGGCACCGATCTGAACACGGCCCTGCAGTCTCTGCTGCCCCGCCTGTTCAAGGAACACATGCCCATCGTCTTTAACGGCAATGGTTACGCTGAATCCTGGGCTGAAGAAGCCGCCCGCCGCGGCCTGCCCAACTACAACAATACCGTTACCGCTCTTGAGCACTACAGCGATCCCGACGTCATGAACGTCTTCCTGCGTCACGGCATCCTGACCGAGCGTGAAATTCTTTCCCGTCAGGACATCCTGCTGGAAAACTACAGCAAGACCGTGTGCATTGAAGGCAATCTGTTGGCCGACATGATCCGCTCTTCCGTGCTGCCGCCCAGCATGGAAGCCCAGACCAGGGCCGCCGATGCGGTGGTTAAAACCCGTGCCGTGCTTGGCGACAAGGGCGCTGCAAGCGAAGAGGAATACTTTAACGAACTGCGCGGCCACATTGTTGCACTCCAGAAGGGTGTGGCGGTGCTGGAAAAGGCCGTGGAAAAAGCCCAGTGCACCGAAGGCGCGCTGGAACAGGCCAAGGCCGCTCGTGACGGCATCTTGCCCGCCATGACCGAATGCCGCACCCATGCCGACGCTCTTGAGCGCCTGGTTGATGACAACCTGTGGGTTCTGCCCAAATACGCAGAACTGCTCTGGGCTCACTAG
- a CDS encoding P-II family nitrogen regulator — MKKLEIIIRPSMFDKVKDALTDMGIHGLNYVEIKGFGRQRGHTEVYRGTTMQVDCLPKIKVEVVLHDDMLETVLNAVVSISRTGQVGDGKIFISDVMDAIRIRTGERGDEAL; from the coding sequence ATGAAAAAGCTTGAAATCATCATCCGGCCCAGCATGTTTGACAAGGTTAAGGACGCGCTTACCGACATGGGCATCCACGGCTTGAACTATGTTGAAATCAAGGGCTTTGGTCGCCAGCGTGGGCACACTGAAGTGTATCGCGGCACCACCATGCAGGTGGACTGCCTGCCCAAGATCAAGGTCGAGGTCGTGCTGCACGACGACATGCTGGAAACTGTTCTGAATGCTGTGGTGTCCATCTCCCGCACAGGACAGGTTGGCGATGGAAAAATTTTCATCAGTGATGTGATGGATGCCATCCGCATCCGCACTGGTGAGCGCGGCGATGAGGCCCTGTAA
- a CDS encoding ammonium transporter — MNASDTAFILICASMVMLMTPALALFYGGLVRSRNILSTHMHSYGALALISVLWAVVGYTLAFGEDVGGIIGDLSYLFLKGVGGESAPAATQLPHTVFMGYQCMFAALTVALISGAYAERIRFSAMLVFSGLWLLFVYSPMAHWVWGGGWMSKMGALDFAGGAVVHMSSGAAALACAQALGPRLSTGSSHATPNNLPLTLLGGGLLWFGWFGFNAGSALVSGPLAGQALVTTHMASACGILGWMLVEWIRTGKPTSLGAISGALAGLVAITPGAGFVEVLPAMLIGFVGGIICYGGVLLKNKFGYDDALDVVGIHGVGGTWGALATGLFACAAINNADGLFYGNPEQAWIQIVSIVATWGYCYIVSRIILYVVDAVVGLRVTPEEEFTGLDLSEHNERGYSL; from the coding sequence ATGAACGCCTCGGATACTGCATTTATTCTGATCTGCGCCTCCATGGTCATGCTGATGACCCCGGCGCTGGCCCTCTTCTACGGTGGCCTGGTTCGCTCCCGCAATATCCTTTCTACCCACATGCACAGCTACGGCGCGCTGGCTCTCATCTCTGTATTATGGGCCGTAGTGGGTTACACACTGGCCTTTGGCGAAGATGTGGGCGGCATAATCGGCGATCTTTCCTACCTCTTCCTCAAAGGCGTGGGCGGCGAATCGGCTCCTGCCGCCACCCAGCTGCCCCACACGGTTTTCATGGGGTATCAGTGCATGTTTGCTGCTCTTACCGTGGCCCTTATTTCCGGTGCCTACGCTGAGCGCATCCGCTTCTCCGCCATGCTTGTTTTCTCCGGCTTGTGGTTGCTCTTCGTCTACTCGCCCATGGCCCACTGGGTCTGGGGCGGCGGCTGGATGAGCAAGATGGGCGCTCTGGATTTTGCTGGCGGCGCAGTTGTGCACATGTCTTCCGGCGCGGCGGCTCTTGCCTGTGCCCAGGCCCTTGGACCGCGGCTTTCCACTGGCAGCTCGCATGCAACGCCCAACAACCTGCCCCTTACCCTGCTTGGCGGCGGCCTGCTGTGGTTCGGCTGGTTCGGCTTCAATGCTGGCAGCGCCCTGGTTTCCGGTCCTCTTGCTGGTCAGGCCCTTGTAACCACCCACATGGCTTCTGCCTGCGGTATTCTTGGCTGGATGCTCGTTGAATGGATTCGTACCGGCAAGCCCACAAGCCTTGGCGCTATCTCCGGCGCACTGGCGGGCCTCGTGGCCATCACCCCCGGCGCGGGCTTTGTGGAAGTGCTGCCCGCCATGCTGATCGGTTTTGTTGGCGGCATCATCTGCTACGGCGGCGTGCTCCTGAAGAACAAGTTCGGTTATGACGACGCCCTTGACGTGGTTGGCATTCACGGCGTTGGCGGCACCTGGGGTGCGCTTGCCACCGGCCTGTTCGCCTGCGCGGCCATCAACAACGCTGACGGTCTGTTCTACGGTAATCCTGAGCAGGCCTGGATCCAGATCGTGTCCATTGTGGCTACCTGGGGTTATTGCTACATAGTTTCCCGGATAATCCTCTATGTGGTTGACGCGGTTGTCGGCCTGCGGGTTACGCCCGAAGAGGAATTCACCGGTCTCGATTTGAGCGAGCACAACGAACGCGGCTACTCCCTGTAG